From Macaca fascicularis isolate 582-1 chromosome 14, T2T-MFA8v1.1, a single genomic window includes:
- the LOC102145938 gene encoding interferon-induced transmembrane protein 3-like isoform X1 encodes MNHTVQTVFPPVNSGQPPSYEMLKEEHEVAVLGAPHNPAPPMSTVIHIRSETSVPDHVVWSLFNTLFMNTCCLGFIAFAYSVKSRDRKMVGDLTGAQAYASTAKCLNIWALILGILMTIPLIVIPVLIYQAHR; translated from the exons ATGAACCACACGGTCCAAACCGTCTTCCCTCCTGTCAACAGCGGCCAGCCCCCCAGCTATGAGATGCTCAAGGAAGAGCATGAGGTAGCTGTGCTGGGGGCGCCCCACAACCCTGCTCCCCCGATGTCCACCGTGATCCACATCCGCAGCGAGACCTCCGTGCCCGACCATGTTGTCTGGTCCCTGTTCAACACCCTCTTCATGAACACCTGCTGCCTGGGCTTCATAGCATTTGCCTACTCCGTGAAG TCTAGGGACAGGAAGATGGTTGGCGACCTGACTGGGGCCCAGGCCTATGCCTCCACCGCCAAGTGCCTGAACATCTGGGCCCTGATTTTGGGCATCCTCATGACCATTCCGCTCATTGTCATCCCGGTATTGATCTACCAAGCCCATCGATAG
- the LOC102145938 gene encoding interferon-induced transmembrane protein 3-like isoform X2, which translates to MNHTVQTVFPPVNSGQPPSYEMLKEEHEVAVLGAPHNPAPPMSTVIHIRSETSVPDHVVWSLFNTLFMNTCCLGFIAFAYSVKPNTRNYTLTFQTGTQALPESEKGTHRRLHPVVGRTACAGAQAEGG; encoded by the exons ATGAACCACACGGTCCAAACCGTCTTCCCTCCTGTCAACAGCGGCCAGCCCCCCAGCTATGAGATGCTCAAGGAAGAGCATGAGGTAGCTGTGCTGGGGGCGCCCCACAACCCTGCTCCCCCGATGTCCACCGTGATCCACATCCGCAGCGAGACCTCCGTGCCCGACCATGTTGTCTGGTCCCTGTTCAACACCCTCTTCATGAACACCTGCTGCCTGGGCTTCATAGCATTTGCCTACTCCGTGAAG CCCAATACCAGAAATTACACCCTCACCTTCCAGACTGGCACCCAGGCTCTCCCAGAAAGTGAGAAGGGAACTCACAGGCGACTTCACCCCGTGGTGGGGAGAACAGCCTGTGCTGGGGCCCAGGCAGAAGGAGGATGA